The Carnobacterium sp. 17-4 genome has a window encoding:
- the radC gene encoding RadC family protein: protein MTIKSMNLIKEVPIQSRPRERLEQYGEKALANHELLAILLRTGTKGTNVVTLALSMLNQFEDLYYLKTASCQELMTVAGIGRIKAIELKAAIELGTRISQASQIKIGQITSSTKAGEMLLLEMRGLQQEHLVVLYLNTKNEIIKKETIFIGGLNSSIAHPREIFKGAVRYSAARMIVGHNHPSGNPEPSEADIQFTRRMSECGELMGIDLLDHIIIGEHEFISLKEIGVC, encoded by the coding sequence ATGACGATAAAAAGTATGAACTTAATAAAAGAAGTTCCCATTCAATCAAGACCTAGAGAAAGACTAGAGCAATATGGTGAGAAAGCTCTTGCCAACCATGAATTGCTTGCTATCTTGCTTAGAACAGGAACAAAAGGAACAAATGTTGTCACATTAGCTTTATCTATGCTCAACCAATTTGAAGATCTCTATTATTTAAAGACAGCCTCTTGCCAAGAACTCATGACAGTTGCTGGGATTGGGAGAATTAAAGCAATTGAACTAAAAGCAGCAATTGAATTAGGTACTCGTATTTCGCAAGCCTCTCAAATTAAAATTGGTCAAATTACTTCCAGTACGAAAGCAGGAGAAATGTTGCTGCTAGAAATGCGTGGACTGCAACAAGAGCACTTAGTCGTTCTTTACTTAAATACCAAAAATGAAATTATTAAAAAAGAGACTATTTTTATTGGAGGGCTGAATTCCAGTATCGCTCATCCTCGTGAGATTTTTAAAGGAGCAGTCAGGTATTCAGCTGCTCGCATGATCGTCGGCCACAATCACCCATCTGGTAACCCGGAACCTTCTGAAGCAGATATCCAATTTACGCGAAGGATGTCAGAATGCGGAGAATTAATGGGAATCGATTTGCTGGATCACATTATTATAGGAGAACATGAATTTATTAGTTTAAAAGAAATAGGGGTTTGTTAA
- a CDS encoding cold-shock protein: MEQGTVKWFNAEKGFGFIEREGADDVFVHFSAIQGEGFKSLEEGQAVTFDVEEGNRGPQAANVNKA; this comes from the coding sequence ATGGAACAAGGTACAGTAAAATGGTTTAACGCAGAAAAAGGTTTTGGATTTATCGAACGTGAAGGAGCAGATGATGTATTCGTACATTTCTCAGCTATCCAAGGCGAAGGATTTAAATCTTTAGAAGAAGGACAAGCAGTAACTTTCGACGTTGAAGAAGGAAACCGTGGACCTCAAGCAGCAAACGTAAACAAAGCGTAA
- a CDS encoding valine--tRNA ligase — translation MTDELKMSTKYQPNEVEAGRYEKWVEKGLFKPSGDKTKEAYSVVIPPPNVTGKLHLGHAWDTTLQDIIVRQKRMQGFDTLWLPGMDHAGIATQAKVEAKLAEDGISRYDLGREKFIDTVWDWKEEYASVIREQWAKVGISVDYSRERFTLDDGLSEAVRKVFVTMYNKKLIYRGEYIINWDPKAKTALSDIEVIHQDVEGAFYHMSYPLTDGSGVVEIATTRPETMLGDTAIAVHPDDERYQQLIGKTVLLPLMNREIPIVADDYVEMDFGTGVVKITPAHDPNDFEVGKRHNLPQINVMNDDGSMNELAGKYESMDRFEARKAVVKDLEAEGRMIKIEKVVHSVGHSERTGVVVEPRLSTQWFVNMAPLAKEAIESQGTEEKVNFVPERFENTYMRWMENVHDWVISRQLWWGHRIPAWYHKTSGELYVGMEAPEDNENWVQDPDVLDTWFSSALWPFSTMGWPDEDSEDFKRYFPTNTLVTGYDIIFFWVSRMMFQSLEFTGKRPFNNVLIHGLIRDTDGRKMSKSLGNGIDPMDVIEKYGADALRWFLSNGSAPGQDVRFSYDKMDAAWNFINKIWNASRFTLMNMENFTVDQIDLTGEKTVADRWILTKLNETVEKVTDLFERFEFGEAGRHLYHFIWDDFCDWYIEMSKEVLFGEDEKAKQTTRSILAYVLDQTLRLLHPIMPFVTEEIWENIPHEGESLVVAEYPVVHPELSDEAATKGMDVLMELIRSVRNIRSEVNTPLSKKIELLIKTNDQTIEQFLKDNTSYIERFCNPERLTISSDVEAPETAMSAVITGAEIYLPLAGLINLEEEIARLEKELDKWSKEVKRVEGKLANKKFVENAPDTVVEAEKAKQGDYLEKHAAVNERIKVLKNQL, via the coding sequence ATGACTGATGAATTGAAAATGTCTACTAAATACCAACCAAATGAAGTAGAAGCTGGTCGTTATGAAAAATGGGTAGAAAAAGGGCTATTTAAGCCAAGTGGAGATAAGACAAAAGAGGCTTATTCTGTCGTTATTCCCCCTCCAAACGTAACAGGGAAATTGCATTTAGGTCATGCCTGGGATACAACTTTACAAGATATTATTGTTAGACAAAAAAGAATGCAAGGCTTTGATACTCTATGGTTGCCAGGTATGGATCATGCAGGAATTGCAACCCAAGCAAAAGTAGAAGCTAAATTAGCTGAAGATGGTATTTCACGCTACGATTTAGGACGTGAAAAGTTTATTGATACTGTATGGGATTGGAAAGAAGAGTATGCCAGTGTGATTCGTGAGCAATGGGCAAAAGTGGGTATTTCAGTTGACTATAGCCGTGAACGTTTTACATTAGATGATGGATTATCTGAAGCGGTTCGTAAAGTATTTGTAACGATGTATAATAAAAAACTGATTTACCGCGGAGAGTATATCATCAACTGGGATCCAAAAGCTAAAACGGCTTTATCAGATATCGAGGTTATTCACCAAGATGTTGAAGGTGCCTTTTATCATATGAGTTATCCGTTAACAGACGGCAGCGGAGTAGTTGAAATTGCGACAACACGACCTGAGACGATGCTAGGGGACACAGCAATTGCGGTTCATCCAGACGATGAACGTTACCAACAATTAATTGGTAAGACAGTTCTGTTGCCGTTAATGAATCGTGAAATTCCAATTGTAGCAGACGATTATGTTGAAATGGATTTTGGGACAGGTGTTGTGAAAATCACTCCTGCTCATGACCCCAATGACTTTGAAGTTGGGAAACGTCACAATTTGCCACAAATCAATGTAATGAATGATGATGGTTCAATGAATGAATTGGCTGGCAAGTATGAATCGATGGATCGTTTTGAAGCTCGTAAAGCCGTGGTAAAAGATCTAGAAGCTGAAGGTCGAATGATTAAAATTGAAAAAGTGGTTCACAGTGTTGGTCACTCAGAACGTACAGGAGTTGTAGTAGAACCAAGGTTATCTACGCAATGGTTTGTAAATATGGCACCACTAGCTAAAGAAGCAATCGAAAGCCAAGGAACAGAAGAGAAAGTTAATTTTGTGCCAGAGCGTTTCGAAAATACCTATATGCGTTGGATGGAAAATGTTCACGATTGGGTAATCTCACGCCAATTGTGGTGGGGTCACCGTATTCCTGCTTGGTACCATAAAACAAGTGGTGAGTTGTATGTAGGAATGGAAGCACCTGAAGATAATGAAAACTGGGTACAAGATCCAGATGTTTTGGATACGTGGTTTAGTTCAGCTTTATGGCCGTTTTCTACAATGGGCTGGCCTGATGAAGATTCTGAAGATTTTAAACGTTATTTCCCTACCAATACTTTGGTAACAGGATACGACATTATTTTCTTCTGGGTTAGCCGCATGATGTTCCAAAGTTTAGAATTTACTGGAAAACGACCATTCAATAACGTTTTGATTCATGGTCTTATCCGTGATACAGATGGCCGCAAAATGAGTAAGTCACTAGGCAATGGAATCGATCCTATGGATGTTATTGAAAAGTATGGAGCGGATGCACTACGTTGGTTCTTGTCTAACGGTTCTGCTCCAGGGCAAGATGTTCGTTTTAGTTATGACAAAATGGATGCTGCATGGAACTTTATCAATAAGATATGGAATGCTAGCCGCTTTACATTGATGAATATGGAAAACTTTACTGTTGATCAAATTGATTTGACAGGTGAAAAAACGGTTGCTGACCGTTGGATCTTAACCAAATTAAATGAAACAGTTGAAAAAGTAACCGACTTATTCGAGCGTTTTGAATTTGGTGAAGCGGGTCGCCACTTGTATCACTTTATTTGGGATGATTTTTGTGACTGGTACATCGAAATGAGTAAGGAAGTATTATTTGGAGAAGATGAAAAAGCGAAACAAACGACTAGAAGTATTTTAGCTTATGTATTGGATCAAACGTTACGTCTATTGCATCCTATCATGCCTTTTGTTACAGAAGAAATATGGGAAAACATTCCTCACGAAGGGGAATCGTTAGTTGTAGCAGAATACCCAGTTGTTCATCCAGAACTTTCTGATGAAGCAGCAACCAAAGGGATGGATGTATTGATGGAATTGATTCGTTCGGTTCGTAATATTCGTTCTGAGGTAAATACACCGTTATCTAAAAAAATTGAGTTATTGATCAAAACAAACGATCAAACAATCGAACAATTCTTGAAGGATAATACTTCTTATATTGAACGCTTCTGTAACCCCGAAAGGTTGACAATCTCAAGTGATGTAGAAGCTCCTGAAACAGCTATGTCAGCTGTAATCACAGGTGCTGAGATTTACTTGCCACTAGCTGGATTGATCAATTTAGAAGAAGAAATCGCTCGTTTAGAAAAAGAATTAGATAAATGGAGCAAAGAAGTGAAACGTGTAGAAGGAAAATTAGCGAATAAAAAATTCGTAGAAAATGCTCCTGATACAGTAGTTGAAGCTGAAAAAGCAAAACAAGGCGATTACCTTGAAAAACATGCTGCAGTAAATGAACGCATAAAAGTATTGAAAAATCAGCTTTAA
- a CDS encoding rod shape-determining protein has protein sequence MFRFGNKDIGIDLGTANTNVFVAGKGIVLREPSVVAKDTVTGEIVAVGEDARNMIGRTPGTIIAIRPMKNGVIADYDTTAAMMKYYIEKAIGKSTSKPFVMICVPSGVTEVEKRAVVDATRMAGAKDAFIIEEPFAAAIGAGLPVMDPTGSMVVDIGGGTTDVATIALGGIVSSRSIRLAGDRMDDVIIHYVRKKFNLLIGERTAEQIKIQIGCASVEKASEYGVMDIRGRDLLTGLPQTIEISAVDIAEAIQEVVEGIIVAVRETLEETSPEISADVIDHGIVLTGGGALLKNIGDVIAEETDVPVFVANEPLDCVALGTGESLKHIDIYKKRANR, from the coding sequence TTGTTTAGATTTGGAAATAAAGATATAGGAATTGATTTAGGTACTGCAAACACAAATGTATTTGTAGCTGGAAAAGGGATTGTCTTAAGAGAACCTTCAGTAGTTGCAAAAGATACTGTAACAGGAGAAATTGTTGCAGTTGGAGAAGATGCAAGAAATATGATTGGGAGAACACCAGGCACAATTATTGCTATTCGTCCTATGAAGAATGGTGTAATCGCGGATTACGATACGACAGCAGCTATGATGAAGTATTACATCGAAAAAGCAATTGGAAAATCAACATCTAAACCATTTGTCATGATTTGTGTGCCAAGTGGGGTAACAGAAGTTGAGAAAAGAGCCGTTGTTGATGCTACCAGAATGGCAGGAGCAAAAGATGCTTTCATTATTGAAGAACCATTTGCAGCAGCAATCGGAGCCGGTTTGCCCGTAATGGATCCTACAGGAAGTATGGTAGTGGATATTGGTGGAGGAACCACAGATGTAGCTACAATCGCATTAGGCGGAATCGTTAGCAGCCGTTCTATTCGCTTGGCTGGAGATCGCATGGATGATGTTATTATTCACTATGTACGCAAAAAATTCAATTTGCTTATTGGTGAACGTACAGCTGAACAAATCAAAATTCAAATTGGTTGTGCTTCTGTTGAAAAAGCATCAGAATACGGTGTTATGGACATTAGAGGCCGTGATTTGTTAACAGGACTGCCACAAACGATTGAAATTTCAGCTGTTGATATTGCTGAAGCTATTCAAGAAGTCGTTGAAGGCATCATTGTTGCTGTTAGAGAAACGCTTGAAGAAACATCTCCTGAAATTTCAGCGGATGTCATTGATCATGGAATTGTTTTAACTGGTGGTGGAGCCTTATTGAAAAATATTGGTGATGTTATTGCAGAAGAAACAGATGTTCCAGTTTTTGTGGCAAATGAACCACTTGATTGTGTTGCACTTGGTACAGGAGAGTCACTAAAACACATTGATATCTATAAAAAAAGAGCAAATAGATAA
- a CDS encoding redox-sensing transcriptional repressor Rex, with translation MEITTKIHQIPNATAQRLPIYYRSLKKLNETGVERIKSKELSQLTQIPSATIRRDFSHFGELGRSGYGYEVVYVTEVFRELLNVNNIINVVLIGVGNLGTAILTNNFKKEKNITIKCAFDIQSPYLGKEISGVPIFPMEQMKELVKKEQIHTAICAVPSEVSQEVIDDLIDAGITSILNFAPGRIKVPDTIQMKYIDFSSEIFTMVYQNEALYPGNPPGKND, from the coding sequence ATGGAAATAACGACTAAAATACATCAAATTCCAAATGCAACAGCTCAAAGGCTACCTATCTATTATCGCTCATTAAAAAAATTGAATGAAACAGGGGTAGAGCGCATAAAATCAAAAGAATTGAGTCAACTGACACAAATTCCTTCAGCGACGATTCGTCGAGACTTTTCTCATTTTGGTGAATTAGGAAGAAGCGGATACGGTTATGAGGTCGTTTATGTAACTGAAGTATTTCGTGAATTATTAAATGTGAATAATATCATTAACGTAGTGCTTATTGGAGTAGGGAATTTAGGGACAGCCATTTTAACTAATAATTTTAAGAAAGAAAAAAATATTACAATCAAGTGTGCTTTTGACATTCAATCGCCTTATTTAGGGAAAGAAATATCAGGTGTACCAATTTTTCCTATGGAACAAATGAAAGAACTCGTTAAAAAAGAACAAATTCATACAGCCATTTGTGCTGTACCTAGTGAAGTGTCGCAAGAAGTAATAGATGATCTAATTGACGCCGGTATCACTTCTATTTTAAATTTTGCCCCTGGAAGAATAAAAGTACCGGATACTATTCAAATGAAATATATCGATTTCTCTAGTGAAATTTTTACAATGGTCTATCAAAATGAAGCACTATATCCTGGGAATCCACCTGGAAAAAATGATTGA
- a CDS encoding amidohydrolase, translated as MKLWKNGLFFTMEKEDETISAVLTDGETILAVGEEEELKKKYGNKISEEIDLNGETIFPGFVDSHLHLLWYGMSLARLNLNQFKSKKTSLEQIRKKVEHLELDEWLFVEGYNENEWEDDPTPLTKMDLDAISTSHPLLVRRIDYHNVVINTPLINQLQLKDGQMYDGGGEIQLDQEGKLTGILKDEATNLAINAFPETTPLEQEEYLALAIEDLWSKGITGGHSEDLHYFNGFEGTLKTFHTVIEEKRKAFRVHLLIHHEELNAYNRSNEIYLDGNPYIELGAMKIFYDGTVGSRTALMSYPYPGTTNYGLQVQTDEVFIALIKAARKAKLPVAIHILGDRAFEKVIETLYQFPPLPGQLDRMIHTPWLNAELLKKAKKLPLIFDLQPQFMSSDLPWALDVLGRNHPPLAFAWKTIKDAGFPIAGGSDAPVEIPNPFYGIHAAVTRTKRDEKNKKRYFTEEELSVFEAVSLYTTGSAIAGYKENSRGKIKPGYISDFTILKQNPFLVEKDALNELVVSKTVVGGNVVFSTND; from the coding sequence GTGAAGTTATGGAAAAATGGTCTTTTTTTTACAATGGAAAAAGAAGACGAAACGATATCTGCAGTCCTTACTGATGGTGAAACCATTTTGGCTGTAGGCGAAGAAGAAGAGTTGAAAAAAAAGTATGGCAACAAAATAAGCGAAGAAATCGATTTAAATGGAGAAACGATATTTCCGGGTTTTGTAGATAGTCATTTACATTTACTGTGGTATGGAATGAGTTTGGCCCGCTTGAATTTAAATCAATTTAAAAGTAAAAAAACAAGTTTAGAACAAATCAGAAAAAAAGTTGAGCATCTAGAGCTAGATGAATGGCTTTTTGTTGAGGGGTACAATGAAAATGAATGGGAAGATGATCCAACACCCCTTACAAAAATGGACCTGGATGCCATTTCAACATCGCATCCCTTATTGGTTCGCAGAATTGATTACCATAATGTTGTTATCAATACACCTTTAATCAATCAGCTACAACTCAAAGATGGTCAGATGTATGATGGTGGTGGCGAAATTCAGTTAGATCAAGAAGGAAAATTAACAGGGATTTTAAAAGATGAAGCAACGAATTTAGCTATAAATGCTTTTCCTGAGACGACTCCTTTAGAGCAAGAAGAATACTTAGCCCTAGCGATTGAAGATTTATGGTCAAAAGGAATCACTGGGGGTCATTCGGAGGATCTACATTATTTTAACGGATTTGAAGGAACCTTAAAGACGTTTCATACGGTTATTGAAGAAAAAAGAAAAGCCTTTCGAGTGCATCTCTTGATTCACCATGAGGAATTAAATGCCTACAATCGTTCAAATGAAATTTATCTGGATGGCAATCCTTATATAGAACTAGGTGCAATGAAAATCTTTTATGACGGAACAGTAGGATCTCGAACAGCTTTAATGAGTTACCCGTATCCTGGCACTACTAATTATGGCCTACAAGTTCAAACAGATGAAGTTTTTATAGCCCTTATCAAGGCTGCACGTAAAGCTAAACTTCCAGTAGCTATCCATATTTTAGGAGATAGAGCATTTGAAAAAGTAATTGAAACGTTATATCAATTTCCACCGCTTCCTGGACAACTTGATCGAATGATCCATACACCTTGGTTAAACGCTGAATTATTAAAAAAGGCTAAAAAATTACCTTTGATTTTTGATTTACAGCCGCAATTTATGAGCAGTGATCTGCCGTGGGCACTGGATGTTTTAGGTAGAAATCATCCTCCTCTAGCCTTTGCATGGAAGACTATAAAAGATGCCGGGTTTCCAATTGCAGGAGGTAGTGACGCTCCAGTTGAAATACCCAATCCTTTTTATGGTATACATGCGGCTGTTACTAGAACGAAAAGAGACGAAAAAAATAAAAAGCGTTATTTTACGGAAGAAGAGCTTTCTGTATTTGAAGCTGTATCGCTTTATACAACAGGAAGTGCCATTGCAGGTTATAAAGAGAATTCTAGAGGGAAAATAAAACCTGGTTATATCAGTGATTTTACAATTTTAAAACAAAATCCTTTTTTAGTAGAAAAAGATGCTTTGAATGAACTAGTCGTTTCGAAAACAGTTGTAGGTGGAAACGTTGTTTTTTCGACAAACGATTAA
- the thiI gene encoding tRNA uracil 4-sulfurtransferase ThiI, with the protein MQYDEVMIRYGELSTKGKNKRIFISKLAQNVKFALQDFEELKVHGERDRMHLELNGADSDAVLKRLESIFGIQNYSPVRRLERDIELLKKVAVDMVKELYTEGKTFKVMTRRSDHDYELDTNDMNQLLGAEIFSKVEGIKVQMKKPDITLRVEIRNEGFFLSSKTVMGAGGLPVGASGKGMLMLSGGIDSPVAGYLTMKRGVNVEAVHFHSPPYTSPRALQKAKDLAAKLAAFSGSVQFIEVPFTEIQEEIKKIVPEGYLMTVTRRMMMRLTDLIREERKGLAIVNGESLGQVASQTLHSMIAINDVTATPVIRPVVSMDKNEIIEIAQKIDTFELSIQPFEDCCTIFAPPAPKTQPKLEKARKYEERLDVEGLIERAMNGLVITKITVGDTLEAQQKADFSSLL; encoded by the coding sequence ATGCAATACGATGAAGTAATGATCCGTTATGGTGAACTATCAACTAAAGGTAAAAATAAACGCATTTTTATCAGCAAATTGGCTCAAAATGTAAAATTTGCTTTGCAGGATTTTGAAGAATTAAAAGTACATGGAGAGCGTGATCGTATGCATCTAGAATTAAATGGTGCAGATAGTGATGCAGTATTGAAAAGATTAGAATCCATTTTTGGTATTCAAAATTATTCTCCGGTTAGACGTTTGGAACGAGATATTGAATTGTTGAAAAAAGTTGCAGTCGACATGGTCAAAGAGCTGTATACAGAAGGTAAAACATTTAAAGTCATGACTAGACGTTCTGATCATGACTATGAATTAGATACAAACGATATGAATCAATTGTTGGGAGCAGAAATTTTCAGCAAAGTTGAAGGCATAAAAGTTCAAATGAAAAAACCAGATATTACATTACGAGTTGAAATTCGTAATGAAGGATTCTTTCTATCCAGCAAGACGGTTATGGGGGCAGGTGGACTGCCTGTAGGGGCAAGTGGTAAAGGCATGCTGATGTTATCTGGTGGAATCGACTCACCTGTAGCGGGTTATTTAACTATGAAACGTGGTGTTAATGTAGAAGCTGTTCATTTCCACAGCCCTCCATACACAAGCCCACGGGCCCTTCAAAAAGCGAAAGATTTAGCTGCTAAATTAGCTGCTTTCTCAGGCAGCGTTCAATTTATTGAAGTTCCTTTTACCGAAATTCAAGAAGAAATAAAAAAAATTGTTCCAGAAGGTTATTTAATGACTGTTACACGAAGAATGATGATGAGATTGACTGATCTTATCCGCGAAGAACGCAAAGGATTAGCGATCGTTAATGGTGAGTCATTAGGACAAGTAGCTTCGCAAACGTTGCATAGTATGATTGCGATTAATGATGTAACTGCGACGCCGGTCATACGACCAGTTGTTTCAATGGATAAAAATGAAATTATTGAGATTGCTCAAAAAATAGATACATTCGAGTTGTCCATCCAACCATTTGAAGATTGCTGTACGATTTTTGCTCCTCCAGCACCTAAAACGCAACCTAAACTAGAAAAAGCTCGTAAATATGAAGAGCGACTTGATGTTGAAGGACTAATCGAAAGAGCGATGAACGGTTTGGTGATTACTAAAATTACTGTTGGTGACACATTAGAAGCACAACAAAAAGCTGATTTTTCAAGTTTATTATAA
- a CDS encoding HAD family hydrolase, producing the protein MTRIEAVIFDMDGLMFDTEVLYYEANRTIAKKINLAYTWEFHEKYIGISDEEFHKELYLTFETEAAETLINEGGQALLEHVEVNGLRKKKGLIELLDYLESENIKKIVASSSIKSLVSLFLEKEQLTPYFDAIIGGDEVTRAKPSPEIYEKAWLKAQVPKEHTLVLEDSLNGIRASYDANIPVIMIPDLILPTSEAKEKTLTILDDLNQVKTFIEQQNQ; encoded by the coding sequence ATGACTAGAATTGAAGCAGTTATTTTTGATATGGATGGCCTGATGTTTGATACAGAAGTGCTTTATTATGAAGCGAATCGAACGATTGCCAAAAAAATCAATTTGGCATATACGTGGGAGTTTCACGAAAAATACATTGGGATTTCCGATGAAGAATTCCACAAAGAACTTTATTTGACATTTGAAACAGAAGCGGCTGAGACGCTTATCAACGAAGGCGGGCAGGCTTTACTAGAACATGTAGAAGTTAACGGATTGCGTAAGAAAAAAGGGTTGATTGAATTACTGGATTATTTAGAAAGTGAAAATATAAAGAAGATAGTTGCTTCCAGTAGTATCAAATCACTTGTTTCACTATTTTTAGAAAAAGAACAACTCACTCCATATTTTGATGCCATTATTGGTGGAGATGAAGTAACACGAGCAAAACCAAGTCCGGAAATTTATGAAAAAGCATGGTTAAAAGCACAGGTTCCAAAAGAACATACACTTGTTTTAGAGGATTCGCTTAATGGGATTCGAGCAAGTTATGATGCTAACATTCCAGTTATTATGATACCGGATCTAATACTGCCAACGAGTGAAGCGAAAGAAAAAACACTTACGATTCTAGATGATTTAAATCAAGTGAAAACTTTTATTGAACAGCAAAATCAATAG
- the tpx gene encoding thiol peroxidase, translating into MEITRKGTPHKLRGIQTKVGDKAPEFNIKNLADETVGLSEFSGKVVLISVIPDIDTRVCALQAKGFNKIASELEGVQLITISNNTKEEQAEWCAGKDISMEMLHDSELNFGNAYGLVMEDLERLARSVFVVNPRGEITYQEIVPEMSSEPDYDKAIKAARAAR; encoded by the coding sequence ATGGAAATTACTAGAAAAGGTACGCCACATAAACTAAGAGGTATTCAAACAAAGGTTGGAGATAAAGCGCCTGAATTTAATATTAAAAACTTAGCGGATGAAACAGTTGGATTAAGCGAATTTTCGGGGAAAGTTGTTTTAATCAGTGTCATTCCAGATATTGATACGCGAGTATGTGCTTTACAAGCAAAAGGATTCAATAAAATCGCCAGCGAATTAGAGGGTGTACAATTGATCACTATTTCGAATAACACCAAAGAAGAACAAGCTGAATGGTGTGCTGGAAAAGACATTTCAATGGAAATGTTGCATGATAGTGAATTAAATTTTGGTAACGCGTATGGTTTAGTAATGGAAGATCTTGAGCGATTAGCACGCTCAGTATTTGTTGTTAATCCAAGAGGTGAAATCACGTATCAAGAAATCGTTCCTGAAATGTCTAGTGAGCCTGACTATGATAAAGCAATCAAAGCAGCTAGAGCAGCACGTTGA
- a CDS encoding cold-shock protein, whose protein sequence is MEQGTVKWFNAEKGFGFIEREGADDVFVHFSAIQSEGFKSLEEGQAVTFDVEEGNRGPQAANVNKA, encoded by the coding sequence ATGGAACAAGGTACAGTAAAATGGTTTAACGCAGAAAAAGGTTTTGGATTTATCGAACGTGAAGGAGCAGACGATGTATTCGTACATTTCTCAGCTATCCAAAGCGAAGGATTCAAATCTTTAGAAGAAGGACAAGCAGTAACTTTCGACGTTGAAGAAGGAAACCGTGGACCTCAAGCAGCAAACGTAAACAAAGCTTAA
- a CDS encoding bifunctional folylpolyglutamate synthase/dihydrofolate synthase — translation MFTTYEEALNWIHATRTFGEKPGLKRMEWMLSQVNHPERKFKSIHIAGTNGKGSTLAFLRNMLEANGQIVGTFTSPYIEMFNERVSVNGDPLSDDEILRLANTVYPLTEELKKTDLGGPSEFEIITMMMLVYFGEGHADVVLIEVGIGGLYDSTNVINPVVSVITTIGMDHMNLLGETLSEIALNKAGIIKTAIPVVTGKIGKEALEVIEQKAADQDSLIIKYNKDFFVTKWQTLPTWGEQFVFEDDFMRLSPIQIEMLGRHQVENAAVAIETLRVYSHETGLAVNHEKIRSGLKNTFWPGRMEKINDQPLLVLDGAHNEHAIKTLVETIKKNFAQQEVSIIMAAMRDKDIQGMVDQVQSIPNCRLILTSFNYPRAAGIDDLNKLMLKNGTVAEHWQEALVESLNEMDENGVVIVTGSLYFISEVREYVKAANKE, via the coding sequence ATGTTCACTACGTATGAAGAAGCATTGAACTGGATTCATGCAACAAGGACTTTTGGTGAAAAACCAGGATTAAAACGAATGGAATGGATGTTAAGTCAAGTAAATCATCCAGAAAGAAAATTTAAATCGATCCATATAGCAGGTACAAATGGCAAAGGCTCCACGCTGGCTTTCTTAAGGAACATGTTAGAAGCGAATGGACAAATAGTTGGGACGTTTACCTCACCATATATCGAAATGTTTAACGAACGTGTGAGCGTCAATGGAGATCCATTATCAGACGATGAAATTTTACGTTTAGCAAATACTGTTTATCCTCTTACAGAAGAACTAAAGAAGACGGATCTAGGTGGACCGAGTGAATTTGAAATTATTACAATGATGATGCTGGTTTATTTTGGTGAAGGACATGCAGATGTAGTACTAATTGAAGTGGGGATAGGCGGGTTGTATGATTCGACAAATGTTATTAACCCAGTAGTCTCAGTTATTACGACAATAGGAATGGATCACATGAATTTACTTGGAGAGACATTGTCTGAGATTGCTTTGAATAAGGCAGGTATTATTAAGACAGCTATTCCCGTTGTAACCGGAAAAATTGGCAAAGAAGCTTTAGAAGTAATCGAACAAAAAGCCGCTGATCAAGATAGCCTTATAATAAAATATAATAAAGATTTTTTTGTTACAAAATGGCAGACCCTTCCTACTTGGGGGGAACAATTTGTATTTGAAGATGATTTTATGCGACTTAGTCCCATCCAAATAGAAATGTTGGGACGGCATCAAGTAGAAAATGCAGCAGTAGCAATTGAAACGTTAAGAGTTTACAGTCATGAAACAGGTTTAGCCGTGAATCATGAAAAAATACGGAGTGGTCTGAAAAATACTTTTTGGCCTGGAAGAATGGAAAAAATAAACGATCAACCGTTGCTTGTTTTAGATGGCGCACACAACGAACACGCAATAAAGACATTAGTTGAAACGATTAAAAAAAACTTTGCTCAACAAGAAGTTTCTATCATTATGGCAGCTATGCGGGATAAAGACATTCAAGGGATGGTAGATCAAGTGCAATCTATACCGAATTGCCGTTTGATTCTGACGAGTTTCAACTATCCTAGAGCTGCTGGAATCGATGACTTAAACAAACTGATGCTAAAAAACGGGACAGTAGCCGAACATTGGCAAGAAGCATTGGTAGAGTCTCTTAATGAAATGGATGAAAATGGAGTAGTGATTGTAACAGGATCTTTGTATTTTATTTCTGAAGTGAGAGAATACGTTAAAGCAGCAAATAAGGAATGA